The following is a genomic window from Photobacterium sp. GJ3.
CTTTTTTCTTCAATCGTCTGACCACGCTGCTCTGTAATTGAAGCATACCCGACTGCCGTGATCAGATTGATATCGCGAAATTCTGTTAACGGCTGGCAACCAGACAGGGTAATCAGCAAAACAGCCATCCACCAAAACCGCATAGTGACTCCTAAGGTTTTAATATGATCGAATTGTTCTCAAATTTTGTCGCTTCAGAACGGATCAACACCCCATTCTCAAGCCGCATTTTATTCAGGGTATCCAGATCGCGACCGATCCGATCTTCCGGCAAAAAGCCCTGCGCACTGGCGATCACAACGCGCGAACGCATTCCAATCACGCGGGCATTGATCAAGACACCACCGCCCTGACGCAGCATCGTTCCCGTCAGAACATAATCGACCGGCTGTTCAGAAGCCAGCTCTTTCCAGTTCCGGCTGAGCGAAAAATCACCTTCCGGCGTCACACGAATTGCACCCGTCGCTTTATAGTCCACCACAGTAAAACCAAGTTGCTGCATGTGGTACATAAAGCCTTCTGACACGGCATTCCCCAGCCAGTTTGTTTCGTTCATTTGCTGAATATCAACAAAGGACGTGACAGCTAAAGGGGTTTTTGCAGTCAGATACTGGTTGGATTCCACCAGTTGCTTCGTCATCCCTTCGATAAAAAAGTCGATGGTATGGCGAGGGGTTTCCGTCAGCAAAAAATTGCTGCCGGCATAGCTCTCTTTACCGTTATAAACGGGTGCATACGTACATGATGCTGTCAGCAGCGACAACAGCAAGATGGTCCATTTTTTCATTCTACCCTGCTCCGGAAGAAACGAGACAATGGCCTTTTATCGCCTCTTATCTCGAAAACTTTATCACTTTTCATTGCCACGCTCCCAAATTGACGTTTTAGGAACGCTCTTTGCATACATCATCCAGCGACTTGGGATGTTGGCAATGGAAAAAGCTGTTAGGCTGATTGACTTGAACACAAATGCTGACTCAACCTGAACGACACACAAAGTAAAGCAACATTCGTACCGAAATTATCCAGAGACTGGAAAAACTATGAAAAAGACGCTCAGGAATGCCCTTCTGGGTCTGGGAATATTGACTGCAATTCCTTCGCAAGCTGCCTGGTTTGAAGTCACTGGCCAGGCCATCATGCTGGAAAGCAAGTCTTCTGCCCGGACCAATGCAATTGAAGACGCCGTCTACCGCGCCATGCATTTTGCAGGGGCTGACTTTTCCAGCTTTTCCAGTATGAAGCCCTACTTCCAGGAAGACCGGAAAGACTATCAGTTCAACGGCAGTGAAGTCCGCCATGTTCAGATCAGTAAAAGCTATACCAAAGACGGCAATTACTACGTCACTGCCAGAGTCGATATTTACCCGACGGCAAAAAGTTGCCACAACGTCCAGTATAAAAAAGGCATGCTGATCAGCGATTTTTCCATTGCCGTACCGCAACAGGCTGCGCTGGGGGGCATTTATCAGGTGGGGAAAGATTTCACCCAACTGCTCAAGCGGCAAATCGGTAAGCAATCACAAAGCTTTGTGATCACCGGGACCAGTGCCGTACCGGTTCAGCCGGAGAACCCCAGTGCGATGATGATGCTGGCGGAAGACTTTGATGCGCAATACATCCTGAGCGGACAAATCACGGATCTCACCTCAACACTGGATCAGAACCGTTTTTCCAGCGATACCATCAACCGTCAGTTTTCTGTCGAACTCCAGGTGCTGGACGGCAAAACCGGGGAGATGATGTTACAACGGAAATACAGAGAAGTGGCAGAATGGCCCTTCTCCCGGATCAGTCAGGTCGATACCCAAAGTGCGCGCTTCTGGGTTTCGACTTATGGGGCTGCCCTGCAACGAGTCAGCCGGAATATGATGCTGGATCTGGAATCGTCACTGGCATGCCGGGCCAGTTTGCCGGAAGTCATTAACGCACATGGCAATCTGGTGCAAATGAATGTTGGCAGAACCCATGGTGTTCGTCAGGGCGATGAACTCAAGCTCTGGCATACAGCCGGATTTATTGATCAGTATGGTATCTCTCGCAACCGTATGGTCGAGACCGAGATCAGCTTAGTTGTTAACCGTGTCTATGAAACCTCAGCAGAACTGAGTGTTCAGCAAAGTGAACTTGCGGCAAGCATTCAGCCTGGCGATTTACTGACCAAGCAACCGCCACGCAGGTACTAATCGCTTAAAAAACATCGTCTTTTGGGTATAATGGCCTTTCTGAATTTCCAGAAAGGCTCCCTTAGCTCAGTAGGATAGAGCGTCCCCCTCCTAAGGGGAAGGCCGCAGGTTCGACTCCTGCAGGGAGCGCCATTTCCAGCAATTTCTTACTCGCTTTCACGCCGTCTCAATATTTGGACAACTCGCTGCTTTTTCGGCAAATTCCTGAAATTTAACCTTGCTGATCCTGTCTGTGTCTTTGAAAAGATTCTGCGTCTTTTTAATAATTGAAAATTATGATCTTGTTCTAGTCTAATAGTGATAAAGACGGAGTGATTTCAAAAACGCAGAGTAATCCGCCATAAGGTTGCTTTGAGGAATCACCTTATGTCGTCACCACAGGAGAGAGCTATGAAAAAGTTCGCAATGTTCGCGACTGCCGCGCTGATGGCACTGAGCTTTAATGCAATGGCCTACACCTTGTCCGGCACACCAACGCAAATCCCGAGCGATGCCATGCAATACTGTGCTGGTGCACAAAACTTCTGGGTCTGCGTGGACAACTTTGAACGCCAGAACCGATAACGATAGCCAATGTATAAAAAATGTATAAAAAAAAGCGGAGGCTGAGGCCTCCGCTTTTCATGAAATCATGACGGATTTCTGGTGATTAAGCGTTTGCTTCACGCGCAGCGATGTAATCCAGCGCCATCTGAATACGGGCAATCACACGAGCTTTACCAACCAGCATCATGACAGCATCCACTGAAGGAGACTGACCCTGACCGGTCACAGCAACACGCAGTGGCATGCCGACTTTCCCCATTCCCAGCGCCAGCTCTTCGCAGGTTTGCTGAATCAGCTGATGCAGTGCATCCGTGTTCCAGTCTTCCAGTGCTTCTGCTTTCTGCTTGGCCAGCGCCAGTGCTTCTTTGGCAACCGGACGCAGATGCTTCTTCGCAGCGTTTTCATCAAAGGCCGTGAAATCTTCAAAGAAATAACGTGACTGAGCAGCCAGCTCCACCAGTGTATCGCTGCGCTCTGCCAGCAGTTTAATCACTTCTGTCACTTCCGGGCCACCCGCCGTATCGATTCCCTGGTGATCCAGATGCCACTGCAGATGTTTTGCAACATAAGCTGGCTCTGACGTTTTGATGTAGTGATGATTCAACCAACGCAGTTTGTCGGTGTTAAATGCAGATGCCGACTTACTGATATCATTCAGGCTGAACAGCTTAATCATCTCTTCCTGCGTGAAAATTTCCTGATCACCATGAGACCAGCCCAGACGAACCAGATAGTTCAGCAGAGCTTCCGGCAGATAACCTTCGTCACGATATTGCATCACACTGACAGCACCATGGCGCTTCGACAGCTTGGCACCGTCATCACCCAAAATCATGGCACAGTGTGCAAACTCTGGCACAGGCGCACCCAGTGCTTGATAGATGTTGATCTGGCGTGGAGTATTGTTGATATGGTCTTCACCACGAACAACATGGGTAATTTCCATATCCCAGTCATCCACCACTACACAGAAGTTGTAAGTCGGGCTGCCATCTGTGCGACGAATGATCAGATCATCCAGCTCGCTGTTACTGATTTCAATCCGGCCACGAATGTGATCGTCAAAAACCACACTGCCTTCTTTCGGGTTACGGAAACGGATCACGAATGGTGAATCTGCTGTTGCAGCTGCGTTCGCTTCAATGATTCGCGGATGATTCGCATCGTAGCGCGGCTTCACGCCTGCAGCCATTTGCGCTTCACGGATTTCATCCAGCAATTCTTTCGGACAGTAGCATTTGTACGCTTTATCTTCTGCCAGCAGCTGATCAATCAATTGGTTATAACGGTCAAAACGTTTGGTCTGGTAGTACGGGCCTTCATCCCAGTTCAACCCTAACCACGTCATTCCTTCCATAATGGCGTCGATAGCTTCCTGAGTGGAACGCTCAATATCCGTATCTTCGATACGCAATACAAATTCACCACCCGTGTGTTTGGCATACAACCAGGAATAAAGCGCAGTACGAGCACCACCAACATGCAGGAAGCCTGTTGGACTAGGAGCAAAACGAGTTTTAACCGTCATGAAAAGACCTTCAATCTAATGATTCAAACAATGAGCGAAACAGGAAGAATTTACGCTGTCTGCAGTACCGGCCATTCTACCACCGCCGGGGCAATCCTCAAATGCTCAACCATTGATTCCTGAGGGCAATGTAAGTGACGTGAAAACAGAGCCTCTGAAAGTGACCCCCTTCAAACTCTCCAAGATTGTCAGTTTTACCGCTTTACCCTTCACGTGCACTCAGTAAACTGTATTTTGACACACGAACCAGCGGATCCCCGCTTGCGCTAAAGGATTGCCATCATGAAGTTGAAAAAATTATTCCTGTCATCTGCGCTGTTGGCTCTGACGGCCCCGACCATGGCACAAGTCAAACTGGAGCTGCCAAAAGGTGTCCACCTTCTGGTTGTGAATGAACAAGATGCAGGGTATTCCGCGCTGGGTTTTAATCACCGGCCCGTGCTTGAGTTGCCAGATGGACAGAATCAGGTTGTCTTCAGAATTGGCAAGATTGTGATGGAAAGCGGCAGCCTGAAAACCAAATATGATTCTGTGCCGATTGTCGCGTTATTTGATGCCAAAGAGACAACACTCTCGCTGGAGGTTCCGAATATAGAAACGCTCGCGCAAGGCCAAGCATATGACAAAGACCCGCGTTTTCAATTACTGAATCATGGGCAGCCAGTGAATGTTAAGTCCGACCAACTTGCTGTCGGCTTTACTTTGTCGCCAGATTATCTGCAACTGACACGAGACTATAACCGTTCCGATCGTGTGGCGTCGCTGAAAACGAATCCTCGTTCTGCAACGCCTGTTCAGCAATCCGTCCCAACAGATAGCAAAGCGGATGAAATGCTCAAATACTGGTTTGAGCAGGTAAGCCCGGAAAGTCGTAAAGCGTTCTTAAGCTGGGCTGTTCAAAACATGGATTAATTCCACTTTCAAGAGAATATTGGAATGAACAAAACAAAAAGCACCCTCTCGGTGCTTTTTGTTTTCATCACAACTGACATCACATCCACTGAAAACAAAAGGACCGGCCCACAAGGGACCGGCCAAATTGAATAAGGCAGTAGCAGTTCAGCGATTAGAAGTAGTACTCGACTCCCCATCCCCAACCGAACTCAGCATCTGAGTCGTCTTTCGAAATCATATAAGGGCGCACATAAGTGATTGCAGAATCATCCAGGAAGTACAAGATATTTGTAGAAACGATGTAGTCCTCGGAACCAGATATAGATTTTCCTTTCGCATCGGCTTCCAGATTCGCCGCATAGTTGGCTTTAAACTGCCAGTTTTCTACGCCACTATAAACCAGACCGACTGAGTAGCTTCCCTGCTCAATGTCCATGTCCGTGAAGTTAATCTCACTTCCATCAACATTAAACTTACCATCATCATAGTCAGCAGCTTCGTGTTTGTACGCACCGTAAACACCAAAGTCACCCAGATTCAGCTCAAAGCCCAGCAGATATGCATCTGTATCCGATTTAGTGCTGCCTTTAACCTCATCAAACTTAGGCGGATTGCCGGGCTGTTGTGCCAGATAGGCACGGTAGAAGGTCGAGTTTGCACTGACGTCGCGGTCAGAGCCTGCTTCATACGCCGCATGCAGCGTGAACAGACCTGTTGAATAATGTGCGCCGACGCCGTAGAAGTTGGAATCTTTGTCATCCTCAGTACCACGGCCTGCTGCCACATTAAAGGTGAAGCCGCTGTAGTTGCCTGAATCGAAGCGAACCATGTTTGATTGACGGTCGTAACGTGCACCACCAACAACATCACCGCCCCAGTCGAAAATTGCACCCGCGCGCTGACCTGAGTATGGCCAGTCGATCACTTCATACAATGGTGTCAGCATACGGCCCAAGCGAACCCGGCTACCATCGTCGAAACTTGCACCGATATAGGTATCACGAACACCTAAACCTGAGTTACCGCCCGCGTCACCAACATCACCACCTTCCAGCTGCCAGATCAGGTTCGGACCACGCGCCAACTCTTTTGAGCCACGCAGACCAAAACGGGATTCGTTAACCACATTCAGTGGGGCGTCACCACCACCAATTTTATCTTCACCGAATTGCCACACAGAAACTGCAACCTGGCCGTACAGATCCACTGTATCTGTCGCAGGTGCGGCTTGCGCCGTTGTTGCAACTGCAGCTGATGCAATGGCTAAACCTAAAAGCGAACGCTTGAACACATTTTCCATGGAAAAACTCCTAAAAAAACTAGCTGTAGACCTGACGCCAAATAAGGTTGGCCGCCGTTGACGACAGGTCACTCTCCCCAATATGTCAGTCAAACCTGATGTGAGTTTGCTATTCCATATTTTGTTTGGTTGGGAACTTTAATCAGTTCAAGGGTAAGACTACTTTCGCGGCGCAAAACATCAATCAGAAGTTAATTTGTCGTTAAAAAAATATGATTCAGCGCAAATTTATCTGGTATCAGTGATCCTAGTCATGGTTCCATTAAATGGCTTTTATTAATTGAATTAAAATCTTATATTTCAGTTAGATATAAAAATAACATTCTTACTACTGCGATCTTGATTGTACTTTTCTGCATGTTACAACATGTGTTTCATCTGATTGTAAGAGATCGATTCTTATATAAAATATGGAATATATGGGCAGGTGCTTATATTCATAAAAATGATTTAGCATGCTCGGATGACGAGTAATAATTCGAAACAAAAAAAGTATGATAATAACGTGATATCAAAAAGCCCGCCTTATTCGGCGGGCTTCATCTTGATGAGTGGATTGAAAAAAGTGTCACTCGTTCATCTGGGCAATCAGTTGGTTTTCATCCCAGATTTCAATGCCAAGCTCTTGCGCTTTCGCTAATTTAGATCCGGCTGCTTCACCAGCCACCAGCAAATCCGTCTTCTTGGACACACTGCCTGTGACTTTCGCACCCAGCGCCTGCAATGCTGCTTTCGCATCCGTCCGGCTCAGTTGAGACAAAGTTCCCGTAAGTACCACGACTTTACCGGCAAGCGGGAGTTCGACATCCTCAGAAACCTTTTCAATCGCAGGCCAGTGAATGTCCTGCTCAAGTAACGCTCGGATCACATCCCGGTTATGCGCCTCGCTAAAGAAATTATGCACATGAGCGGCAACAATACCGCCAACATCCGGCACTTCAATCAACTGTGCTTCTGTTGCAGCCATCACAGCCTCAAGCGTCAGGAAATGATTCGCCAGATTCGCCGCAGTCGCTTCCCCGACCTCCCGGATACCCAATGAATACAAAAAGCGTGGCAACGTTGTCGTTTTCGCCGCCTGGAAGGCATCCACCAGTTTCTGAGCTGACTTCGGTCCCATGCGTTCCAGACCCGTCAGAATCCCGGGGGAAAGCTTGAACAGATCGGCCGGCGTCGCGACCATTTCTTTATCCACTAACTGCTCAATCACTTTGGTGCCGCAACCATCAACATCCAGCGCTTTACGCGAGACAAAGTGCTTCAGTGCTTCTTTCCGCTGCGCTTGACAGATCAGGCCACCGGAGCAGCGGGCAACGGCTTCGCCTTCCACACGCTCAATCGCCGACTGACACACCGGGCATGCCGACGGGAATTCGATGGGGGTTGCATCTTCAGGACGACGGGAAGTCACCACAGAAACAACCTGCGGGATGACATCACCTGCCCGGCGGATCACGACGGTATCTCCGATCATCACCCCCAACCGGGCAATCTCATCGGCATTGTGCAGCGTTGCGTTACTGACCGTGACGCCACCGACCATCACCGGAGCCAGTTTGGCTACGGGGGTAATCGCACCGGTTCGCCCCACCTGAAATTCCACATGATTCAAGACAGTCAGCTCTTCCTGTGCCGGGAACTTATAGGCAATAGCCCATCTGGGCGCACGGGCTACGAATCCAAGCTGCTGTTGCTGGGCGATGTCATCCGCCTTGATTACAACCCCGTCAATTTCGTAACTCAGTTGCTGGCGCTTCTCGCCAATGGCCTGATAGAAACCAATCACCTCCGCCAGATTCTCGAGTCGCCGGGTTTCCGGGCACATAGGCAGTCCCCAGTGTTTTAACTGACACAGCCGCTCATACTGGCTGTCTGCCAATTCAGCACCTTCAACCACACCCACAGAATACGCATAAAAACTCAGCGGACGGGTGGCTGTAATGCGCGGATCCAGCTGTCGCAGACTGCCTGCTGCCGCATTCCGGGGATTGGCAAAAATTTTCTCCTCTTTCTTTGCAGCACGTTCATTGAGTTCTTCAAATCCGCGTTTTGGCATAAAAACTTCGCCACGCACTTCAAGCCGGGATGGCCAGTCGTCACCACGGAGTTTCAGTGGAATGGCACGAATGGTCCGGACATTGGCTGTAATGTTCTCGCCTGTGGTGCCGTCCCCGCGAGTTGCTGCCTGAACCAACACCCCATTTTCGTACATCAGGCTGACGGCCAGCCCGTCCAGCTTAGGTTCACAACAATAAGCCACTCTGGCCGTTGCGGCTAAGCGCTCAGTCAGACGACGGTGAAAATTCGTCAGGTCTTCATCCGAAAATGCATTATCAAGCGACAGCATCGGCAACTCATGGCTGACCTGAGTAAACGCGGCAAGCGGTTGCCCTCCAACGCGCTGACTTGGTGAGTCAGAGGTCACCAGTTCCGGATGCTCAGCTTCCAGCTTCAGTAAAGCCTGCATTAAGCGGTCATATTCAGCATCCGGGACTTCAGGATTATCTTCCACATAATATAGATAACCGTGATGTGCGAGCTGCTCACGTAAGGCGGTCAACTGTTCTTGGATGTCTGTCATTGCTCTTTCCTAACTCAATTCTTAATCCAGTATTGTCCATGCCGTGAAAAGACCTGAACAATTCACCCGGCCTGTGCTGTGTCTGAATCTGCCGGATGCCGATGATCTGCGGTTCAATAACTAGGGCCCCAAAAAGGGGCCCTAATGATTCAATCGATGCCTGAATGATCAGGGCTTAAAGATAAAGCTTGGCTTTCTCGCGACAGGCTTTCAGTCGCTGCGGCGTGATCAGATTTCGCTCATGATCAAGAATATCCGCACTCAGCTCATCCGCCACACGCTGTACGGTTTGCAGCATCAGATTAAAATTATCATCCGCACGACCGTGGCAAGGTAGCATCAGATAAAAAGCAATGCCCGGTGTTTCAAATTCATCGATTTGATCTTGCGGAAAATATCCCGGACTGACCATATTCGCTACGGTGAACAGAACTGGCTCGGTGCCGGTTAAATCTGCATGGCGATGATACACCGAATTGTCACCGTAAATCAGATGGTGTCGCTCCAGGCACTGAAACAGCTTCACACCGGAGAGCAGTTCACCACGACGGGCATGAACATTGAGCACCAGAAAATCAGGCTCCAGGGCAACAGGTGCCTCTTCAACCAGTGTTTCTGGCTGGTTGTGCAGTTCAGCCTGCTGCGCCTGAATCGGAGCATCAGTCACTTCAGCCTGCTCGGAAGTTGCAGCATCACTCGATAGCGGCGATTCAGCCGTGAACGCTGTAGTCACGGTAGGTTGTGTTGTCGGCTGTTCTGGTTCATCGACCGGGGCAGGTTCTGTGGTCATTTCAGCGTGCGTTTTCGGCAATGCATCCAACTCGGATTCCTGAACAGATTCCTGAGCGGGAGCTTCTTCCGTCATGGTCTGAAGATGTGACGCAGTTTGCGTCGGGGCAATCACATCTGAGGTTTGTTCAAGCTCTGGCTGATTCTCTTGCCGCTGAGCTGTTGCAGGCGTCACTGGCGTATCCAGCAGCGGATCCACATCCAGTGCATCTCCGAAATGCAGTTCTGGCTCTTTTCGCTCTGACCGCTTCGCTGGTACCTGCTCAGCAGGAGGACTACCCGCGATGACCCGAACAGAACCAATACCATCCTGATCAAAGCCTTCCGTATCTTTCTGTTTGCCCTCACCCAGACGGCCGATTGGCTTTTCACCAAACTTCGCGGGCTTGTCCTTCCGGCTCGACCATAAACCGTGCAAAAGAAGTGCGGAGATAGCCAGCACTCCGACAATAATTAGAACCAGACGCAATTCCTGCATTATGAATACTCTGAATATCTTGTTTACCTGAACCAAAACGGCCAGAACCAGTGAGTCTTTACCAACCTGCCACACAGGCGATCAAAAAAGACCTAACTGAGCGAGCCACACCTGAGACAATTTTGTTGTCATCAAAGCCGTAAGGCTTTCAACCTATCTCATGAAGGTATTGACCTTAATGTATCAAAACTCAAATCCGAAAGAGAAGTTCAATGTTGTGATTGATGTCATATAGTGCATCCGAGCACAAAATTCCATCAATTGACTGGCATCATCGCCCAAGTCTGTCTATGCCACCGGATTGATCCTGCCCTTGAAATGCCGTTACTATGCCCGCACTTTAACCCAGCATCTGCTCAAGCACAGATGATGGGTTCATCAGTAGGAGACTGGCAATGCCAAACCATGCTTACAACACTACACCGATTGGCGGTGCGGGCTACTTCTTTCGCGGCCTGTCACTGGCGATGCAACCCGGCACCCGCCGGTTTGTCATGATTCCCTTACTCGTGAACATTTTGCTGTTCGGCGCCGCATTCAGCTATATCCTGACACAGCTTGACGACTGGATCACGGGCTGGATGGAAGGTTTACCCGGCTGGCTGGATTGGCTGTCGTACCTGCTGTGGCCATTACTGGCGATTGCGCTGCTGGTCGTGCTGTCTTACTTTTTCAGCACCATTGCTAACTGGATTGCGGCCCCCTTTAATGGGCTGCTTGCCGAGCATCTCGAAGCAAAACTGACCGGGGAAAAAGCGCCGGACAGTGGTCTGAAGGACATTCTGAAAGATTTACCCCGCATCATGCACCGGGAATGGATCAAACTGAAATACTACCTGCCCAAAGCGCTCGGGTTACTGATCCTGTTATGGATCCCTGTTGTCGGACAAACGCTGGGGCCTGTCTTGTGGTTTTTATTCAGCGCCTGGATGATGACGATTCAATATGTGGATTACCCGTTTGATAACCATAAGATTCCTTTCATCACGATGCGCGATGCGCTGAAAGAGCGCCGGGGCAAATCACTGAGCTTCGGCAGTCTGGTCATGCTCTGTACCATGACACCGGTTCTGAATCTGTTTGTCATGCCGGTCGCGGTATGTGGTGCGACAGCCATGTGGGTTGACCACTATCGTCAACCCATGCTGAAAACCCGAGCACAATAAACGGCCCTGATACCCTGAGAGATGGGGCGCACCCCCATCTCATGCCAATTTCACACCCCAAATACCGAACGACCCGCCCCGTACTCACTCATAAAGTGGGTGACGTCACACCTTTTCTTATAACTCTAAGATATAACAATAAATTACTTTTCAATGTGCAGTCAGCGATTATGCTTGGTCTATCATCTGTTGATAACGTGTCACCAAGGAACGACAAGCATGAGTAAGATTTACGAAGATAATTCTCTGACCATTGGGAATACCCCGCTGGTGCGCCTGAACCGCGTCAGCAAAGGCAACGTTCTGGCAAAAGTCGAGTCACGCAACCCAAGTTTCAGCGTGAAATGCCGGATCGGTGCCAACATGATTTGGGATGCTGAAAAACGCGGTGTCCTGAAACAAGGCGTAGAACTGGTTGAACCGACCAGCGGGAATACAGGGATTGCTCTGGCTTTCGTTGCTGCTGCACGCGGTTACAAGCTGACGCTGACCATGCCGGAAAGCATGAGTCTGGAGCGTCGTAAGCTGCTGAAAGCACTTGGTGCGAACCTGGTTCTGACAGAAGCACCGAAAGGCATGAAAGGTGCCATTGAGAAGGCAGAAGAAATTGTTGCTTCTGATCCGGACAAATACCTGCTGCTGCAACAGTTCGACAACCCGGCTAACCCGCAAATCCACGAAAAAACGACAGGTCCGGAAATCTGGGATGCAACCGATGGTGAAATCGATGTATTCGTCTCAGGTGTAGGTACCGGTGGAACGCTGACTGGTGTCAGCCGCTTTATCAAACAACAGAAAGGCAAAGCCATCACCACCGTCGCCGTTGAACCAACGGAGTCTCCGGTGATCACTCAGGCACTGAATGGTGAAGAAATCAAACCGGCCCCGCACAAGATTCAGGGCATTGGTGCTGGTTTCATTCCAGGCAACCTGGATCTGGCACTGATTGATGAAGTTGAGCGCGTGAGCTCTGAAGATGCTATCGCTATGGCACAGCGTCTGATGGAAGAAGAAGGCATTCTGGCTGGTATCTCTTCCGGTGCGGCAGTTATCGCTGCAAACCGGATTGCTGAGCGTCCGGAATTTGCAGGTAAAAACATTGTTGTCGTGCTACCAAGCTCAGGTGAGCGTTATTTATCATCTGCTCTATTTGCGGGTATCTTCACCGAAAAAGAAACCCAACAGTGATCACAAAATTGCCATTTTTGATAAGCAATTGTTAATGTCAAGCCCCCCATCGGGGGCTTTTTTATTGCTTTTTGACCTTACCTTTAATATAAATCCGACCACGCTTTTATTTTCTGCATCGAAATAAAAGGGCAAAAATTGACCTGGTCGATGTTTGCTGGGAAATGAACCCCTTAAAATGGGTCCCAGAACTTACACTAAACCAATGGAAGTGAATGTGAAATTAATCACCTAAGTTAGCAAGCTCTGGCTATTGGGATTAAGCTTACCTTCAGTTACGTGATTATTACATAAGACGATATCAAGAATCGGGGTGAAAAATGTATCAGAAGCAAGTTGAGATCACTGCAGAAAACGGCCTACACACTCGTCCTGCTGCGCAGTTCGTGAAAGAAGCGAAAGGTTTTGAAGCTGACATCACTGTGACGTCTAACGGCAAAAGCGCAAGTGCAAAAAGCCTGTTTAAACTGCAAACACTAGGCCTGGTGAAAGGCACTGTGGTCACAATTTCAGCAGAAGGTGCGCAGGCACAGGAAGCTGTCGACCATCTGGTTGCCCTGATGGACCAACTGCACTAATTCACTAGCCGCAGTACAAAAATTCCCTACTAGTTGTTTGTTAATTTTAAGGTAAGGCTATGATTTCAGGTATCCTGGCATCTCCTGGTATCGCTTTTGGTAAAGCGCTACTGCTGCAGGAAGAAGAGATTACTCTTGATAAGTCACCGATTTCTGCGGATCAACTCGACAAAGAAATCGAGTGCTTTTTCAATGCGCGTCAGAAATCTTCTGAGCAGCTTGAAGTGATCAAAGAAAAAGCGCGTGCAACCTTTGGTGAAGAAAAGGAAGCCATCTTTGAAGGCCACATCATGTTGCTGGAAGAT
Proteins encoded in this region:
- the ligA gene encoding NAD-dependent DNA ligase LigA — translated: MTDIQEQLTALREQLAHHGYLYYVEDNPEVPDAEYDRLMQALLKLEAEHPELVTSDSPSQRVGGQPLAAFTQVSHELPMLSLDNAFSDEDLTNFHRRLTERLAATARVAYCCEPKLDGLAVSLMYENGVLVQAATRGDGTTGENITANVRTIRAIPLKLRGDDWPSRLEVRGEVFMPKRGFEELNERAAKKEEKIFANPRNAAAGSLRQLDPRITATRPLSFYAYSVGVVEGAELADSQYERLCQLKHWGLPMCPETRRLENLAEVIGFYQAIGEKRQQLSYEIDGVVIKADDIAQQQQLGFVARAPRWAIAYKFPAQEELTVLNHVEFQVGRTGAITPVAKLAPVMVGGVTVSNATLHNADEIARLGVMIGDTVVIRRAGDVIPQVVSVVTSRRPEDATPIEFPSACPVCQSAIERVEGEAVARCSGGLICQAQRKEALKHFVSRKALDVDGCGTKVIEQLVDKEMVATPADLFKLSPGILTGLERMGPKSAQKLVDAFQAAKTTTLPRFLYSLGIREVGEATAANLANHFLTLEAVMAATEAQLIEVPDVGGIVAAHVHNFFSEAHNRDVIRALLEQDIHWPAIEKVSEDVELPLAGKVVVLTGTLSQLSRTDAKAALQALGAKVTGSVSKKTDLLVAGEAAGSKLAKAQELGIEIWDENQLIAQMNE
- the zipA gene encoding cell division protein ZipA, translating into MQELRLVLIIVGVLAISALLLHGLWSSRKDKPAKFGEKPIGRLGEGKQKDTEGFDQDGIGSVRVIAGSPPAEQVPAKRSERKEPELHFGDALDVDPLLDTPVTPATAQRQENQPELEQTSDVIAPTQTASHLQTMTEEAPAQESVQESELDALPKTHAEMTTEPAPVDEPEQPTTQPTVTTAFTAESPLSSDAATSEQAEVTDAPIQAQQAELHNQPETLVEEAPVALEPDFLVLNVHARRGELLSGVKLFQCLERHHLIYGDNSVYHRHADLTGTEPVLFTVANMVSPGYFPQDQIDEFETPGIAFYLMLPCHGRADDNFNLMLQTVQRVADELSADILDHERNLITPQRLKACREKAKLYL
- the cysZ gene encoding sulfate transporter CysZ; translated protein: MPNHAYNTTPIGGAGYFFRGLSLAMQPGTRRFVMIPLLVNILLFGAAFSYILTQLDDWITGWMEGLPGWLDWLSYLLWPLLAIALLVVLSYFFSTIANWIAAPFNGLLAEHLEAKLTGEKAPDSGLKDILKDLPRIMHREWIKLKYYLPKALGLLILLWIPVVGQTLGPVLWFLFSAWMMTIQYVDYPFDNHKIPFITMRDALKERRGKSLSFGSLVMLCTMTPVLNLFVMPVAVCGATAMWVDHYRQPMLKTRAQ
- the cysK gene encoding cysteine synthase A; the encoded protein is MSKIYEDNSLTIGNTPLVRLNRVSKGNVLAKVESRNPSFSVKCRIGANMIWDAEKRGVLKQGVELVEPTSGNTGIALAFVAAARGYKLTLTMPESMSLERRKLLKALGANLVLTEAPKGMKGAIEKAEEIVASDPDKYLLLQQFDNPANPQIHEKTTGPEIWDATDGEIDVFVSGVGTGGTLTGVSRFIKQQKGKAITTVAVEPTESPVITQALNGEEIKPAPHKIQGIGAGFIPGNLDLALIDEVERVSSEDAIAMAQRLMEEEGILAGISSGAAVIAANRIAERPEFAGKNIVVVLPSSGERYLSSALFAGIFTEKETQQ
- a CDS encoding HPr family phosphocarrier protein, translating into MYQKQVEITAENGLHTRPAAQFVKEAKGFEADITVTSNGKSASAKSLFKLQTLGLVKGTVVTISAEGAQAQEAVDHLVALMDQLH